One window of the Cryptomeria japonica chromosome 7, Sugi_1.0, whole genome shotgun sequence genome contains the following:
- the LOC131047172 gene encoding disease resistance protein Roq1-like, with product MSTRAYPEDHPYPVSKLPFLAAGSTHKTVRLFLRSFINPIYLHARSLEVNSVLPSSKLISPVSSFLSQPYFASMASFSSSHKQGEDRPVFSGIEPPNKRRKVSESSRLYDVFINHRGPDVKNTLALQLYNFLQNLEIQAFLDSEEKELGVSFPSTIETAIRSAAVHIAIFSKGYAESPWCLAELVLMLQSSAKIIPVFNDVEPSALGHIEKGVYGKAFSEYESKKRYTEKLEEWKQALQSISFIAGEKFNRDYEKMVLAVQKEVQRRRFLHVAKYPVGLSKLVEHFERHCIDKLVQDFETQFEMNEQGEVKSKIVGIFGMGGVGKTTLSKELFNRKRSDYSRSCFLFDVREAPVKKDLHSLQMKLLRELFDERDRPSFSSVEDGTSCLSNHFTGSGNPNFLIVLDDINHQEQLDALLVSDELNNSSNSLVIVTTRDVGVLINAGITVGYHLKGMDTDDAKELFCWHAFSQPYPSSGYEKLVDLFVDVCGGLPLSLQVLGKHVHGEDQKFWELELNKVTKTLPQDIHKRLRISIEMLDNEEKQIFMDVACFFIGELTKDAIRAWEGSGWSAQHALLRLKNKCLVEEIKDYKFRGQFEDLFEDSREEMLVLRMHDHLRDLGREMADELSHPRRLWRSQHLQSLKSKGYENILTKANFRCLHSFSDASMGFTIKYFLEESDNIVETSTALLWLELNYWTHTLPSIPPWIPLQNLQYLQIRGGGLESLWQNDVQVPFQFKELRIYHQWELKKLSLGFLRFLEEITIHDCKNLKSVTGISDLRKLVELNIGLSGLSKLVELNINSCQKVEELCLVQLSRLEFCLISDLLTLKRFEVKGCKNLVTINGIFWNPVKLNIYGCPKLEKIPDIVKLHSLERMQLLYCSNETIRNCILNMEKLPSSSIKVIDRAVDGAESILNANLFCDFIRANSIIEIGTDNACNCLSRCTVKAIILCALVVVNTPTAAETINDFIYECDINPWLKFEVRHGEWIITSVTTNQDEINSYIASKGYCFPFDYLGSLEDVMVKGVTIPVMKDEEHNILKVSRIILYKLYQT from the exons atgtctaccagagcgTATCCTGAGGATCACCCATATCCTGtttcaaagctgccatttttgGCAGCCGGGAGTACGCATAAAACAGTTCG GTTGTTTCTACGAAGCTTCATCAACCCCATCTATTTGCATGCACGCTCTCTTGAAGTCAACTCAGTCCTTCCTTCCTCAAAACTAATCTCTCCTGTTTCAAGTTTTCTGTCCCAACCATATTTTGCATCTATGGCATCTTTTTCCTCGTCCCACAAACAAGGTGAGGATCGTCCAGTTTTCTCTGGAATCGAACCTCCCAACAAGAGGAGGAAGGTTTCTGAATCTTCAAGATTATATGATGTCTTCATAAACCACAGAGGCCCAGATGTGAAAAACACTCTGGctcttcaactttacaacttccttCAGAATTTAGAAATACAAGCGTTTCTTGATTCGGAAGAGAAGGAACTCGGAGTTTCGTTTCCATCCACTATTGAGACAGCCATCCGCTCCGCTGCAGTTCACATAGCCATCTTCTCCAAAGGATATGCAGAGTCCCCATGGTGTTTGGCGGAGCTGGTTCTCATGTTACAAAGTAGTGCTAAGATCATTCCCGTTTTTAATGACGTGGAGCCTTCTGCACTAGGCCACATAGAAAAGGGAGTGTATGGCAAAGCATTCAGTGAATATGAAAGTAAGAAGAGGTACACTGAAAAACTTGAGGAGTGGAAGCAAGCCCTTCAATCTATTTCATTTATTGCTGGTGAAAAGTTCAACAG AGACTACGAGAAGATGGTGTTAGCAGTGCAAAAGGAAGTACAAAGGAGGAGATTTCTACATGTTGCCAAATACCCGGTAGGACTTTCTAAGCTTGTGGAACATTTTGAAAGGCACTGCATTGATAAGCTTGTACAAGATTTTGAAACTCAGTTTGAAATGAACGAACAAGGAGAAGTTAAGtcaaagattgttggtatttttggcATGGGTGGGGTGGGAAAAACAACTCTCTCCAAAGAATTGTTCAACCGTAAACGTTCAGATTATAGTCGATCATGTTTTTTGTTTGATGTTCGGGAAGCCCCTGTGAAAAAGGACCTGCATTCTTTGCAAATGAAGCTCCTCAGAGAACTCTTTGATGAAAGAGACCGTCCAAGCTTTTCAAGCGTAGAGGATGGCACGAGCTGTCTCAGCAATCATTTCACAGGGAGCGGCAATCCGAACTTCCTAATTGTCCTAGATGATATCAATCACCAGGAACAGTTAGATGCCCTATTGGTCAGTGATGAGCTCAATAATTCTAGCAATAGTCTGGTAATTGTTACAACTCGTGATGTAGGAGTTCTCATAAACGCAGGAATTACTGTTGGTTATCATTTGAAAGGAATGGATACAGATGATGCTAAAGAGCTGTTTTGTTGGCATGCGTTTAGCCAACCTTATCCATCTAGTGGATACGAGAAGCTGGTTGACCTCTTCGTAGACGTGTGTGGTGGCTTACCTCTGTCTCTTCAAGTTCTCGGCAAGCATGTTCATGGCGAAGATCAGAAGTTTTGGGAGTTAGAATTGAATAAAGTTACAAAGACGCTGCCTCAAGACATACACAAAAGATTAAGAATAAGTATTGAGATGTTGGACAATGAAGAAAAACAAATTTTCATGGATGTTGCATGTTTCTTCATAGGAGAATTGACTAAAGATGCCATCAGAGCGTGGGAGGGATCGGGATGGAGCGCTCAACATGCACTGCTAAGACTAAAAAATAAATGTCTggttgaagaaataaaagattatAAATTCAGGGGACAATTTGAGGATCTCTTCGAAGATTCCAGAGAAGAAATGCTTGTGTTGAGAATGCATGACCACTTGCGGGACTTGGGACGAGAAATGGCAGATGAACTGAGTCATCCTCGTCGCCTCTGGCGTTCCCAACACCTCCAATCTTTG AAATCAAAGGGATACGAGAATATTCTCACCAAAGCCAATTTTCGGTGTTTGCATTCTTTTTCGGATGCATCCATGGGTTTCACAATTAAATACTTTCTAGAGGAATCGGACAATATAGTTGAGACTTCAACCGCTTTACTATGGCTTGAGCTTAATTATTGGACGCATACGCTCCCAAGCATTCCTCCATGGATTCCTCTTCAAAATTTGCAATATTTACAGATCAGAGGTGGAGGTCTGGAAAGTTTGTGGCAGAATGATGTTCAG gtcCCGTTCCAGTTTAAAGAGCTGCGGATCTACCACCAATGGGAGCTGAAGAAGTTAAGTTTGGGGTTTCTGCGCTTCCTGGAAGAAATTACAATACATGATTGTAAGAATCTGAAAAGTGTCACAGGAATATCTGATCTTAGGAAGCTAGTAGAATTGAACATTG GATTATCTGGTCTTTCGAAGCTAGTTGAATTGAACATTAATAGCTGTCAAAAAGTTGAGGAGTTGTGTCTTGTTCAACTCAGCCGTCTAGAATTTTGTTTAATTTCTGATCTTCTCACACTGAAGAGGTTTGAAGTAAAAGGTTGCAAAAATTTGGTGACTATAAATGGGATATTTTGGAACCCAGTAAAATTGAACATTTACGGCTGTCCGAAGCTGGAAAAAATACCAGATATAGTAAAATTGCATTCATTGGAAAGAATGCAGCTCTTGTATTGCAGCAATGAAACAATTCGGAATTGTATTCTTAACATGGAG AAGCTGCCGTCAAGCTCTATTAAAGTAATTGATAGAGCAGTCGATGGAGCGGAGTCAATTCTCAACGCAAATCTCTTCTGCGACTTTATTAGGGCCAATTCAATTATTGAAATTGGTACCGATAACGCTTGCAATTGTCTGAGTAGATGTACGGTGAAAGCAATCATCTTATGCGCTCTGGTTGTGGTTAATACTCCTACGGCAGCAGAGACAATTAATGACTTCATCTATGAATGTGATATTAATCCCTGGCTAAAATTTGAGGTTCGCCACGGCGAATGGATAATTACCTCGGTAACCACCAACCAAGATGAAATAAATAGTTACATTGCTAGCAAGGGATACTGTTTTCCCTTTGACTACCTTGGTTCCCTcgaggatgtaatggtgaaagggGTGACCATTCCCGTGATGAAAGATGAAGAACATAACATTTTGAAAGTGTCACGTATAATTTTGTATAAGCTCTACCAGACATAA